From the Kitasatospora viridis genome, one window contains:
- the atpB gene encoding F0F1 ATP synthase subunit A, translating into MSASQLTQLASGGCHLFSGCGFPAPGLNEFQFDPIFKIGSFGFNKPMLLSFICALLVIVFFWAAFAKPKIVPGKLQLVGEIGYDFVKRAIVFENIGKKGEKYTPMMVSIFFFVWIMNMMSVIPLAQYPVMATIGWPAGLALVCWLTYMTLTFKKHGFVGGLRNLCWPSGVPGWVMFILVPIEFFSNIFVRPFTLAVRAFANMFAGHLLIVMFSVATWYLLSPSLGALYGTTSFVVTLGLTAFELLVQFLQAYIFVTLASSYIAGALEEAH; encoded by the coding sequence GTGAGTGCTAGCCAGCTCACGCAGCTTGCCTCCGGGGGCTGCCACCTGTTCTCCGGCTGCGGCTTCCCGGCGCCGGGCCTGAACGAGTTCCAGTTCGACCCGATCTTCAAGATCGGCAGCTTCGGTTTCAACAAGCCCATGCTGCTGTCGTTCATCTGCGCGCTGCTGGTGATCGTCTTCTTCTGGGCCGCCTTCGCCAAGCCGAAGATCGTGCCCGGCAAGCTGCAGCTGGTCGGCGAGATCGGCTACGACTTCGTCAAGCGGGCGATCGTCTTCGAGAACATCGGCAAAAAGGGCGAGAAGTACACGCCCATGATGGTCTCGATCTTCTTCTTCGTGTGGATCATGAACATGATGTCCGTGATCCCGCTCGCCCAGTACCCGGTCATGGCGACCATCGGCTGGCCTGCCGGCCTGGCGCTGGTCTGCTGGCTCACCTACATGACGCTGACCTTCAAGAAGCACGGCTTCGTCGGCGGCCTGCGCAACCTCTGCTGGCCGTCCGGGGTGCCCGGCTGGGTCATGTTCATCCTGGTGCCGATCGAGTTCTTCTCGAACATCTTCGTCCGGCCGTTCACGCTCGCGGTCCGTGCCTTCGCCAACATGTTCGCCGGTCACCTGCTGATCGTGATGTTCTCCGTGGCGACCTGGTACCTGCTGAGCCCGAGCCTCGGTGCGCTGTACGGCACCACGTCCTTCGTGGTGACCCTCGGCCTGACCGCCTTCGAGCTGCTGGTGCAGTTCCTGCAGGCCTACATCTTCGTGACGCTGGCCAGCAGCTACATCGCCGGCGCGCTCGAAGAGGCGCACTGA